The following is a genomic window from Bacteroidales bacterium.
CCGAACCATTACCATGTACGGGGTGTTTGATTCACAGGAACAGAAAAGAAAGACGGACATTTTAATTGAACCCGATATGGAGGGCATACAATCCTTTGATTTTATGAGGGGAAGGAAAATTGCCCAAAGAGGAGAAGAGGCAGCACGGGCAATATATGATACACTCCGGCAAATCACCAATACCCAGCATTCAGTATATGATGCCACGGAAAAACTTACAGGCCCGGATTATGTGTATATCTCAGAAGTCGAGGTAGAAAATCTGAGATACGTGGAGCCTGATTTCGTCACCGGCAAAGGCGGAATATTTCCAGGAACTTACGTTACAAGAGAAAGGATCAACAAAGCCGTTGAAAACATTTTCGGTACGCGGTATTTTAACAGGGTGAACTATCGTCTGGAGCATCAGACAATGGACATCTATAAACTGGTGTATGTGGTTAAGGAAGGTTCGCAGGCTTTTGTCAAGGGGGGACTCCATTACGACAACGTCCAGGGCACAGGCCTGATCGTAAACACCACCTTCAGAAATTATTTAATGCCTGCTTCCCGCATCAATTTAACGCTTAATATGGCCGAGCAGCCAGGAGTGAAGTTTGATGTAAACAGATATTTTGGAAAAGAGCAACATCTAATGGACAATTATTTTATCCACTGGTATCGTACTGAGCTTCCCGTTTATTATGAAGATGAAAAGATCGGGGAATATACACACGGGATGTTTAAAGGAGGAGTAGGGGGTAAATATTCGATCAATGTGAATCAGCAAATTGGTGTGGATGCCTTTTATGAAAGCAGCACCATTTATCCTGATGATGCCCTGCAATCCATATTCCCGGAGGTTAATTTTGAAAATTACGGTTTCGGTGGCATCGCACTTCATGGGTACTATCGGTTAAACAATCAGGATGACCAATATTTTCCCACCAAAGGAACAAAAATGGAGGCCTCGTTTAAACGGGTTTTTAAGCCCATATCCAAATACCGGATTAAAGGAGATCAGACCCTGGATGAACAAATCTTTAGTTTGAACCTTCAACCCTTTAACGCTTTCAATTTTAATCTGGATCATTATTTTAAAATTTCGCGCCGCCTATCCTTAAAGCTGGGCACTGCTGCGGGACTTGCTTCAACCGGTACGCCTGTTACCAATAATTACACCCTTGGTGGTGTGA
Proteins encoded in this region:
- a CDS encoding patatin-like phospholipase family protein, with the protein product MGKRILLIAYIAVTLSLITQFHEIKAQQADTTNRPEIGLVLSGGAAKGLAHVGVLKVLEEAGIRPDYITGSSMGAIVGGLYALGYSADELMKLMETTDWDKILTDRVPLHKIVMEEKYDYNRFIVEFPIRDGEFKFPSGLNEGYQLERLFSDLTWRATGIHDFDSLSIPFHCMAVDIIEGKPVELDSGNLSQAIRASMAIPGVFAPVRKDSMLLVDGGVIRNFPVQEVRDMGADIVIGVYVGFEEDVTPEDLYSLTDVLSRTITMYGVFDSQEQKRKTDILIEPDMEGIQSFDFMRGRKIAQRGEEAARAIYDTLRQITNTQHSVYDATEKLTGPDYVYISEVEVENLRYVEPDFVTGKGGIFPGTYVTRERINKAVENIFGTRYFNRVNYRLEHQTMDIYKLVYVVKEGSQAFVKGGLHYDNVQGTGLIVNTTFRNYLMPASRINLTLNMAEQPGVKFDVNRYFGKEQHLMDNYFIHWYRTELPVYYEDEKIGEYTHGMFKGGVGGKYSINVNQQIGVDAFYESSTIYPDDALQSIFPEVNFENYGFGGIALHGYYRLNNQDDQYFPTKGTKMEASFKRVFKPISKYRIKGDQTLDEQIFSLNLQPFNAFNFNLDHYFKISRRLSLKLGTAAGLASTGTPVTNNYTLGGVMHDEKLNYETMAGFQSGERIVPNFLKANGGMDFRILSRVFLTLDASITHTSEKVHKMYSSFIDSNWNDYLKGYAVGLRLNSGLGPLVVMVGDNNIDQKPR